In Deltaproteobacteria bacterium, one DNA window encodes the following:
- a CDS encoding inorganic phosphate transporter — MDPGWLIFVVVAFALIFDFTNGWNDSANAIATVVSTRVLSPLQAVLFAAALNIAGAFFSTAVAKTIGKGIVAPELITQTVVCAALVAGISWNTVTTLMGLPISASHALIGGVMGAGIAHGGFTVLNTKTLKLIFKAMLISPLFGFILGFLFMVPILRLFFRVTKGTSNRLFKKLQLVSAGVMAFSHGTSDAQKVMGVITLALVSGGYLKTLEVPKWVILSSALVMGLGTAIGGWNVIQTLGARMIKIEPVHGFAAETTASIILLFTAHAGIPVSTTHTITGSILGVGATRRFSAVRWGVSKKILYAWIVTLPGTGAVSFLTYKLLAILI; from the coding sequence GTGGATCCTGGATGGCTGATCTTTGTGGTTGTGGCCTTCGCCCTTATTTTTGACTTTACCAATGGGTGGAACGACAGTGCCAATGCGATTGCGACGGTTGTCTCGACGAGAGTGCTCTCCCCTCTCCAGGCAGTCCTGTTCGCTGCGGCATTGAATATCGCCGGGGCGTTTTTCTCCACGGCTGTCGCCAAGACGATTGGAAAGGGAATCGTTGCACCGGAGCTCATCACCCAGACGGTGGTCTGCGCAGCTCTGGTGGCGGGCATATCCTGGAACACGGTGACAACCCTGATGGGGCTTCCCATCAGCGCCTCCCATGCCCTGATCGGCGGCGTCATGGGGGCGGGGATAGCCCACGGGGGCTTTACCGTATTGAACACGAAGACGCTCAAGCTCATCTTCAAGGCCATGCTCATATCTCCCCTCTTCGGGTTCATCCTGGGCTTTCTCTTCATGGTCCCCATCCTTCGTCTCTTTTTCCGGGTCACCAAGGGGACGTCGAACAGGCTGTTCAAGAAATTGCAGCTCGTCTCGGCAGGGGTGATGGCGTTTTCCCACGGCACGAGCGATGCCCAGAAAGTCATGGGGGTGATCACCCTGGCCCTTGTCTCGGGCGGCTATCTCAAGACCCTGGAGGTGCCCAAATGGGTGATACTCTCCTCTGCCCTCGTCATGGGCCTCGGGACGGCCATCGGTGGATGGAACGTGATCCAGACGCTCGGTGCCAGGATGATCAAGATCGAGCCCGTGCACGGCTTTGCCGCCGAGACGACGGCATCGATCATATTGCTCTTCACCGCCCATGCGGGCATTCCCGTATCCACCACCCACACGATTACGGGCTCCATTCTCGGCGTCGGTGCGACGAGAAGGTTTTCCGCCGTCCGCTGGGGGGTGAGCAAGAAAATCCTCTACGCGTGGATCGTCACCCTTCCCGGAACCGGGGCGGTGAGCTTTCTCACCTACAAGCTGCTCGCCATTCTCATCTGA